One Spirochaeta africana DSM 8902 genomic window carries:
- a CDS encoding NADH:flavin oxidoreductase/NADH oxidase: protein MAVLFEPLVLRGLSLRNRIGMSPMCMYSCDNGMATDWHLAHYGSRAAGGAGLILTEATAVAPVGRISPQDLGIWCDDQIAGLRRIAALVRAQGAAAGIQLAHAGRKASTRRPWEREPGVPALVLPPDGGWQPVGPSALPYSAGYGQPAPLSQEQIGEVVAAFRAAAVRAHAAGFQIAEIHAAHGYLLHSFHSPLANTRTDRYGGSLENRIRITREVIRAVREVWPADMPLMVRISASDWVEGGWTIGDSVAAARLFKADGADLIDCSSGGTVPEQQLTTGPGYQVPFAEAVRQEGEVPTAAVGMITAAEQAETYLREGRCDMVLLGRELLRDPYWPIHAANALSGPNSGPIPVQYERGRYT, encoded by the coding sequence ATGGCAGTACTGTTTGAACCACTTGTCCTGCGCGGACTTTCCCTGCGAAATCGCATTGGCATGTCGCCGATGTGTATGTATTCCTGCGATAACGGCATGGCCACCGACTGGCATCTGGCGCATTATGGCTCCCGGGCTGCCGGCGGTGCCGGCCTCATTCTGACCGAGGCCACGGCAGTGGCCCCTGTGGGGAGGATATCCCCGCAGGATCTGGGTATCTGGTGTGATGACCAGATCGCTGGTCTGCGCCGCATTGCCGCCTTGGTGCGTGCCCAGGGCGCGGCCGCCGGGATCCAGCTCGCCCATGCCGGGCGCAAGGCCAGTACCCGCCGGCCCTGGGAGCGGGAGCCGGGCGTGCCGGCGCTGGTGCTCCCTCCCGATGGCGGCTGGCAGCCGGTTGGCCCCAGCGCACTGCCGTACTCTGCAGGGTACGGGCAGCCGGCCCCGCTTTCTCAGGAGCAGATTGGCGAGGTGGTGGCGGCGTTTCGTGCCGCAGCGGTACGCGCACATGCAGCCGGGTTCCAGATTGCCGAGATCCATGCCGCGCATGGCTATCTGCTGCACAGTTTCCACTCTCCCCTGGCAAATACCCGTACCGACCGGTACGGCGGCAGTCTGGAGAACCGGATCCGGATAACCCGGGAGGTGATTCGGGCCGTGCGCGAGGTCTGGCCCGCAGATATGCCGCTTATGGTCCGGATCTCTGCCAGCGACTGGGTGGAGGGCGGCTGGACCATCGGTGACAGTGTCGCTGCCGCGCGGCTGTTCAAGGCTGATGGCGCCGACCTTATTGACTGCAGTTCCGGCGGCACGGTACCCGAACAGCAACTCACTACCGGGCCGGGCTATCAGGTCCCGTTCGCCGAGGCGGTGCGACAGGAGGGTGAAGTCCCGACAGCCGCGGTTGGCATGATAACCGCGGCCGAGCAGGCCGAGACCTATCTGCGCGAGGGTCGCTGTGACATGGTGCTGCTGGGGCGCGAGCTGCTGCGAGATCCGTACTGGCCGATCCATGCAGCCAATGCGCTCTCCGGGCCGAACAGCGGCCCGATACCGGTGCAGTACGAGCGGGGGCGCTACACATAG
- a CDS encoding agmatine deiminase family protein has product MNLHPRRLPAEWEPVSGVLLAWPDTDTDWRHDLAAAQRCVAAIVRELSQEQPVLLAVNNLAQARRDLLAYGVDPAVVRLYQVPINDTWTRDYGPITVLQRPDGQMQETPLLLDWVFNGWGMKFPADRDNLVTRRLAVAGAFARTPMETVPFVLEGGSIESDGRGTVLTTAQCLLDYNRSPNADLAVLEQRLRRYLGAERVLWLQHGRLIGDDTDAHIDTLVRFCDPETIAYTVTGDPDDEHYSCLQALQQELRELRTAAGDPYRLVPLPLPSALYAADGHRLPATYANFLITNHSVWVPQYGVPEDHQAFSAMIGLFPGRSIRGVDCLPLIHQHGSLHCITMQLPEGVIHDETEHAHE; this is encoded by the coding sequence ATGAACCTTCATCCCCGACGACTCCCGGCAGAGTGGGAACCAGTAAGCGGTGTGCTGCTGGCCTGGCCGGATACAGACACCGACTGGCGGCACGATCTCGCCGCTGCACAGCGCTGTGTGGCTGCAATTGTGCGCGAACTCAGTCAGGAGCAGCCGGTGCTGCTGGCGGTAAATAACCTGGCCCAGGCCCGTCGCGATCTGCTGGCGTACGGTGTTGATCCTGCCGTGGTTCGGCTGTATCAGGTCCCCATCAATGATACCTGGACCCGGGACTACGGCCCGATCACGGTGCTGCAGCGACCGGACGGCCAGATGCAGGAAACCCCGCTGCTGCTGGACTGGGTCTTTAACGGCTGGGGCATGAAGTTTCCGGCTGATCGTGACAATCTTGTCACTCGCCGCCTGGCGGTTGCCGGGGCGTTCGCCCGGACACCAATGGAGACAGTACCGTTTGTACTGGAGGGCGGCTCGATAGAGAGTGATGGCCGGGGGACGGTGCTGACCACCGCACAGTGTTTGCTGGACTACAACCGCAGTCCGAATGCAGATCTTGCGGTACTGGAGCAGCGACTGCGAAGATACCTGGGTGCCGAGCGGGTACTGTGGCTGCAGCATGGACGACTGATCGGTGACGACACCGATGCCCACATCGATACCCTGGTGCGGTTTTGCGATCCCGAAACCATTGCGTACACCGTTACCGGGGATCCTGATGATGAGCATTACTCCTGTCTGCAGGCGCTCCAGCAGGAACTGCGCGAGCTGCGGACCGCTGCCGGCGATCCCTACCGCCTGGTGCCGCTGCCGCTGCCATCTGCCCTGTATGCTGCAGACGGCCACCGGCTGCCGGCTACCTATGCCAACTTTCTTATTACCAATCACTCGGTCTGGGTCCCGCAGTACGGGGTGCCCGAGGATCATCAGGCATTCTCGGCGATGATCGGGCTGTTTCCGGGGCGCAGTATACGCGGGGTCGACTGTCTGCCGCTTATACATCAACACGGATCGCTGCATTGCATTACGATGCAGCTGCCAGAGGGGGTAATCCATGACGAAACGGAACATGCGCACGAATGA
- a CDS encoding sensor histidine kinase yields MRGNRGNLPAPPFGWAEFRQNSTGTVQFQAAHPLFHSYSGFPADLLERDPLAALRKLGLAADRVATLMQRGSAAPPLETVPPAAAVHCGASMRVLAYAAYPGSCTVVIWKQELPIAELVRNPDIEHYLVHLAHELRTPLTGVVGMTELLQATSLDPQQLMFLVQLQESAQRLQHVLDDTLHHLPTQAVTDPPGRGEAPASVLRTAAAPYLRLAERRQLATHVDIEPGLELPASCPTSLLARICSALMSNAVQYTEQGAVSLLAGFAWYPNRQIQLEICDTGPGFDTAYLPGSGCRTDGDTRTGGLQQVYSLAERVRGSVTLNSSPEGTRVRVLLPCSAVTRVQRLPAHLTVIIVGYEGATRRSVFSWLRRLGHVPAVVSPGHQTEAALEQASFDAAVILESSRAASEPVLSLLPAIVPDSIPPELLQQACYCMMPAAPSFDSLAEALAQLRWLIDTGAARYRNTVPALAADRVR; encoded by the coding sequence ATGCGGGGAAACAGGGGGAATCTGCCGGCTCCGCCCTTTGGCTGGGCAGAGTTCAGACAGAATAGCACCGGCACGGTGCAGTTTCAAGCAGCTCATCCCCTGTTTCACTCCTACAGCGGCTTTCCGGCTGATCTGTTGGAGCGGGATCCGCTTGCTGCGCTGCGAAAACTGGGGCTGGCTGCTGATCGGGTCGCTACCCTCATGCAGCGGGGTTCGGCAGCCCCGCCGCTGGAGACCGTTCCCCCGGCTGCGGCAGTGCACTGTGGCGCCTCCATGCGCGTGCTGGCCTACGCCGCATATCCAGGTTCCTGCACGGTGGTCATCTGGAAACAGGAACTCCCGATTGCAGAGCTGGTACGCAACCCTGATATCGAGCACTACCTGGTGCATCTTGCACATGAGTTGCGAACCCCGTTGACTGGGGTGGTGGGGATGACGGAACTGCTGCAGGCTACCAGCCTGGACCCGCAGCAGCTGATGTTTCTGGTGCAGCTGCAGGAAAGTGCACAGCGTCTGCAGCACGTGCTGGATGATACCCTGCACCATCTGCCAACCCAGGCAGTCACTGATCCGCCGGGACGGGGCGAGGCCCCCGCGTCGGTTCTGCGCACGGCAGCCGCACCGTATCTGCGCCTGGCGGAACGCCGGCAGCTGGCAACGCATGTAGACATCGAACCCGGGCTTGAGTTGCCGGCATCCTGTCCGACCAGCCTGTTAGCCAGAATCTGTTCAGCGCTGATGAGCAATGCCGTGCAGTACACCGAACAGGGTGCGGTGTCGCTGCTCGCCGGGTTTGCATGGTACCCCAATCGCCAGATACAGCTGGAGATTTGCGACACCGGTCCCGGTTTTGACACCGCGTACCTGCCCGGCAGCGGATGCCGGACCGATGGCGATACCCGGACCGGCGGGCTGCAGCAGGTGTATTCCCTGGCAGAAAGGGTGCGCGGCAGCGTCACCCTGAACAGCTCTCCCGAGGGAACCCGTGTCAGGGTGCTGCTTCCCTGCAGTGCAGTTACCCGCGTACAGCGGCTGCCAGCGCATCTTACGGTTATCATTGTAGGGTATGAGGGTGCCACCAGACGCAGCGTGTTCAGCTGGCTGCGGCGACTGGGGCATGTGCCGGCGGTGGTTTCCCCGGGGCATCAGACCGAGGCGGCACTGGAGCAGGCATCCTTTGATGCAGCAGTGATCCTGGAAAGCAGTCGCGCTGCCAGTGAGCCGGTGCTGTCGCTGCTGCCGGCCATTGTGCCGGATTCCATCCCGCCCGAGCTGCTGCAGCAGGCATGCTACTGCATGATGCCGGCAGCGCCTTCCTTTGATTCGCTTGCCGAAGCCCTTGCACAGCTGCGCTGGCTGATTGATACCGGGGCTGCCAGGTACCGGAACACCGTCCCGGCATTGGCGGCGGACCGGGTACGGTAG
- a CDS encoding GAF domain-containing sensor histidine kinase yields the protein MNPDLHAVYETSKALIATDDVNSVLETVVRCAMDALKPYRVTLIHVDMADGEVLNFVSSADESVDILSIDFHELWEGLGGYAMRERTTAYSPDPYTETRETALVRERRLYSQSGPLVVAPMIFHGKVLGVLTAINLIGQQGFDENQIALMEVIANLAASAIEMASLREKSHEAAKLKSQFISNISHEIRTPLNGILGMTELMGQTNLSQKQQYFLQTIEDSGEKLLLLVNDMLDFAAIETGQVSASRNHVAVRNVVAHVVSEYQPSAHRKGLDLQCHFSSDVPEVVVGDETRLRQILLHLTGNAIKFTSHGKVDLRVDLDPRTHRDPGAVKLRFQVVDTGVGISPEQLARIYETFSQADGSLTRQQGGAGMGLPITQRLVDILGGTISVQSEYGSGTRFTVVIPFPLPWS from the coding sequence ATGAATCCCGATCTGCACGCGGTGTATGAAACCAGCAAGGCTCTGATTGCAACCGATGACGTGAACAGCGTCCTTGAAACAGTGGTTCGATGCGCTATGGATGCCCTCAAACCCTACCGGGTAACCCTGATTCATGTTGATATGGCCGACGGCGAGGTGCTGAACTTTGTCAGCAGCGCCGATGAGAGTGTGGATATCCTCTCGATTGATTTCCATGAGCTGTGGGAAGGCCTGGGCGGCTATGCCATGCGTGAGCGTACCACGGCCTACTCGCCGGATCCTTATACCGAAACCCGCGAAACTGCACTGGTGCGGGAGCGACGATTGTATTCGCAAAGCGGCCCGCTGGTGGTAGCCCCGATGATCTTTCACGGCAAGGTGCTGGGGGTTCTGACCGCGATCAATCTTATCGGACAGCAGGGTTTTGACGAGAACCAGATTGCACTCATGGAGGTGATCGCCAATCTGGCGGCCTCGGCCATCGAAATGGCCTCGCTGCGCGAGAAGTCGCATGAAGCAGCCAAACTCAAGTCGCAGTTTATCTCGAACATCAGTCACGAGATCCGCACCCCGTTGAACGGCATTCTGGGCATGACCGAGCTGATGGGACAGACCAACCTCAGTCAGAAACAGCAGTATTTCCTGCAGACTATCGAGGACAGCGGCGAAAAGCTGCTGCTGCTGGTCAACGACATGCTGGATTTTGCTGCCATCGAAACCGGGCAGGTCAGTGCCTCCCGCAATCATGTGGCGGTGCGCAACGTGGTGGCACATGTGGTGTCCGAGTATCAGCCCAGCGCCCATCGCAAGGGACTGGATCTGCAGTGTCATTTCAGCAGCGATGTGCCTGAGGTGGTTGTCGGCGACGAGACCCGGCTGCGCCAGATTCTGCTGCATCTGACCGGCAATGCCATCAAATTTACCTCTCATGGCAAGGTTGATCTGCGGGTAGACCTTGATCCGCGGACACACCGGGATCCTGGTGCCGTCAAGCTCCGGTTTCAGGTGGTCGATACCGGGGTCGGGATCAGCCCCGAGCAGCTGGCACGCATCTACGAGACTTTCTCTCAGGCAGATGGATCGCTGACCCGTCAGCAGGGCGGCGCCGGGATGGGGCTGCCGATAACCCAGCGCCTGGTGGATATCCTGGGCGGCACTATCAGCGTACAGAGCGAGTACGGCAGCGGTACCCGGTTCACCGTGGTAATCCCGTTTCCGCTGCCCTGGAGTTGA
- a CDS encoding helix-turn-helix domain-containing protein, with the protein MQSNKSDIHLVLSNNTRTARLRLGYSQQELAERANLSTGHINDIEQSRKWLSADSLQRLADALGLEPFMLLLPGNGGPGPDSGNPEAQAWYLLMDFSLQLRERITEAVDEVVHTTRRELLQQADFSQQPLTARPRTPDDTH; encoded by the coding sequence ATGCAAAGTAATAAATCTGATATTCATTTGGTTCTATCAAACAACACTCGTACCGCCCGGCTGCGACTGGGATACAGCCAGCAGGAGCTGGCCGAGCGGGCGAACCTCTCTACCGGCCATATAAACGACATTGAACAGAGTCGCAAATGGCTGTCTGCCGATTCGCTGCAGCGCCTAGCCGATGCCTTGGGGCTGGAGCCGTTCATGCTGCTGCTCCCCGGCAACGGCGGCCCCGGACCGGACTCCGGAAATCCCGAGGCCCAGGCCTGGTACCTGCTGATGGATTTTTCGCTGCAGCTGCGTGAGCGAATCACCGAAGCCGTCGACGAGGTGGTGCACACCACCCGGCGCGAGCTGCTGCAGCAGGCCGACTTTTCCCAGCAGCCGCTGACCGCACGGCCGCGCACCCCCGATGATACGCACTGA
- a CDS encoding carbon-nitrogen hydrolase, with protein sequence MTKRNMRTNDTLTVGLVQHSCAGLGRPADEVRAANLAVDEAAIRDCAASGARLIVLQELHAGPYFCQTEDPGLFDLAEPIPGPGTDFFASLAAELGVVIVTSLFERRAPGLYHNTAVVLDSDGRLAGRYRKMHIPDDPAYYEKFYFTPGDLGFEPIDTAVGRLGVLVCWDQWYPEAARLMAMAGAELLIYPTAIGYEQGDSQSEQERQRQAWQISQRGHAVANGVPVISVNRTGFEPDPSGATAGIQFWGSSFAAGPQGEVLAQAATDRSENLIAEVDMARAEHVRRIWPFFRDRRIDAFADLSRRWRD encoded by the coding sequence ATGACGAAACGGAACATGCGCACGAATGATACCCTGACCGTCGGGCTGGTTCAGCATTCCTGTGCCGGCCTGGGGCGGCCAGCCGACGAGGTGCGGGCGGCCAATCTGGCGGTTGATGAGGCGGCTATCCGCGACTGTGCTGCCAGTGGCGCCAGATTGATTGTGCTGCAGGAGCTGCATGCCGGCCCCTACTTCTGCCAGACCGAGGATCCGGGCTTGTTCGACCTTGCCGAGCCGATCCCGGGACCGGGGACCGATTTTTTCGCCTCACTGGCAGCAGAGCTGGGGGTGGTGATCGTGACCTCGCTGTTTGAACGTCGGGCACCCGGGCTGTATCACAACACCGCGGTGGTGCTGGACAGTGATGGCCGTCTGGCCGGTCGCTACCGGAAAATGCATATCCCGGATGATCCGGCCTATTACGAAAAGTTTTACTTTACCCCGGGTGATCTCGGCTTTGAGCCGATTGATACGGCGGTTGGTCGCCTGGGCGTGCTGGTGTGCTGGGATCAATGGTACCCCGAGGCGGCACGACTGATGGCAATGGCCGGGGCAGAGCTGCTGATCTACCCGACCGCGATCGGGTACGAACAGGGCGACAGCCAGTCGGAACAGGAACGACAACGCCAGGCATGGCAGATCTCGCAGCGCGGGCATGCAGTGGCCAACGGGGTGCCGGTAATCAGCGTGAATCGCACCGGGTTCGAGCCGGATCCCTCCGGGGCCACTGCCGGCATCCAGTTCTGGGGCAGCAGCTTTGCAGCCGGACCCCAGGGTGAGGTGCTGGCCCAGGCTGCGACGGATCGGTCGGAGAATCTTATTGCAGAGGTAGACATGGCGCGGGCCGAGCATGTGCGCCGGATATGGCCGTTTTTCCGCGATCGCCGTATCGATGCCTTCGCTGATCTGAGCCGGCGCTGGCGGGATTAG
- the metH gene encoding methionine synthase, with protein MKGTKKTLIRGNVPADTAVRLRALEALIQERIVYLDGAMGTMIQNCKLQEADFRADYGGLLTDHPKPLQGNNDLLLLTRPDIIREIHTEFLDAGADILETNTFNSTSVSQADYGTEHLVYELNRAGAALARECAAAADAREAGTIAGADASAAAADQSPAPPPTHFVAGVLGPTSKTLSLSPDVNDPGFRAITFPELAESYREAVGGLIDGGADLILIETIFDTLNAKAAIYACKQEFHARGYELPIMISGTITDASGRTLSGQTVEAFYNSICHAEPFSVGLNCALGADLLKRYVSDLSRVADQPVSTHPNAGLPNEFGEYDHSPEFMARIMGEFAAEGIVNIIGGCCGTTPEHLRQIVAATGGHAPRAIPEHKQQLSLSGLEPLVNTPDLGFINVGERTNVTGSRKFLRLIRDKQYEEALEVARDQVEGGAQIIDINMDEAMLESADEMRTFLNLVGAEPDISRIPIMVDSSKWSVIEAGLQCIQGKGVVNSISMKEGEAEFLEHARLVRLYGAAAIVMAFDEKGQADTLERRVEICRRAYKLLTEKLDFPPEDIIFDLNIFAIGTGIEEHRNYAVDFIEAARIIRREMPLVSISGGVSNVSFSFRGNNAVREAIHTVFLYHAVKAGMNMGIVNPGQLEVYDDIQPELLEHVEDLVMNRREDATERLLELAESIQSGGKSRVKDLSWREQPVGKRLEHALVKGITAWVEEDTEEARQQLPQALEVIEGPLMDGMNVVGDLFGSGKMFLPQVVKSARVMKMAVAYLLPYIEAEKKAGGGEQQAKGKILMATVKGDVHDIGKNIVGVVLGCNNYEIVDLGVMVECEDILAAAREHKVDVIGLSGLITPSLDEMVHVASEMERQGFELPLMIGGATTSKIHTAVKIDPAYHAPIAHVKDASLAVNIVSRMIGDRENIGRELKAEYQRMREKRAATTSTKEYITIQEARDQRFLPGMTIPQPEGTEVAMAQVASAPASAAAAPASANAADAATPAVAPGKPGWEGYVPPTPNLIGRKHFIDYPLEHIRKYIDWAFFFYSWQLRGKFPDILDDPEMGEEARKLYADANAMLDRMISEKRIRADGSIFILPANSTEDDDIRIYDETGKQQIGVWNTLRQQKQKTETPYYLSLSDFTAPESSGIRDYIGGFAVTAGHGADDFAKTFEDAGDDYSAILVKILADRMAEAFAECLHEDVRREHWGYAPDEDLSIEDLLAIRYQGIRPAPGYPPCPNHEDKAGLFELLDTTPHTGIELTQSWMMTPPASVSGYIFAHPESHYFGVGTLMRDQVQDWARRKNLPLATAEKWLAPKLAYDPE; from the coding sequence GTGAAGGGTACAAAAAAAACACTGATCCGGGGCAATGTTCCCGCTGATACCGCCGTGCGTCTGCGCGCACTCGAGGCATTGATACAGGAGCGCATCGTTTACCTCGATGGCGCCATGGGCACCATGATCCAGAACTGCAAACTGCAGGAGGCCGATTTTCGCGCCGATTACGGCGGTTTGTTGACAGATCATCCCAAACCCCTGCAAGGCAACAACGACCTGCTGCTGCTGACCCGGCCGGATATCATCCGCGAGATCCACACCGAGTTTCTGGATGCCGGTGCTGATATTCTGGAGACCAATACCTTTAACAGCACCAGCGTGTCCCAGGCCGATTACGGCACCGAGCATCTGGTGTACGAGCTCAACCGGGCAGGGGCTGCCCTGGCACGCGAATGCGCCGCTGCCGCCGATGCGCGCGAGGCCGGGACCATTGCGGGCGCCGACGCCAGTGCCGCTGCCGCCGACCAGTCTCCGGCACCACCCCCGACCCACTTCGTCGCCGGGGTCCTTGGCCCGACCAGCAAAACCCTGTCGCTCTCGCCGGATGTGAACGACCCGGGCTTCCGCGCCATCACCTTTCCCGAGCTGGCCGAGAGCTATCGCGAGGCGGTCGGCGGGCTGATTGACGGCGGGGCCGACCTAATCCTGATCGAGACCATCTTTGACACCCTGAACGCCAAGGCGGCCATCTACGCCTGCAAGCAGGAGTTTCATGCCCGCGGTTACGAGCTGCCGATCATGATTTCCGGTACTATAACCGATGCCAGCGGGCGTACCCTCTCCGGCCAGACCGTCGAGGCCTTCTACAACTCCATCTGCCACGCTGAACCATTCAGCGTCGGGCTGAACTGCGCCCTCGGGGCCGACCTGCTCAAGCGCTATGTGTCGGATCTCTCCCGGGTTGCCGACCAGCCGGTCAGCACCCATCCCAACGCCGGACTGCCGAACGAGTTCGGCGAGTATGACCACAGCCCCGAGTTCATGGCCCGCATCATGGGCGAGTTCGCTGCCGAGGGCATCGTCAACATTATCGGGGGCTGCTGCGGTACCACCCCCGAACACCTGCGCCAGATTGTGGCCGCCACCGGGGGGCACGCCCCCCGGGCAATCCCCGAGCACAAGCAGCAGCTGTCCCTGAGCGGGCTGGAGCCGCTGGTGAACACCCCCGATCTCGGGTTTATCAACGTCGGCGAGCGCACCAACGTTACCGGCTCGCGCAAATTCCTGCGCCTGATCCGCGACAAGCAGTACGAAGAGGCCCTCGAGGTTGCCCGCGACCAGGTCGAGGGCGGCGCCCAGATCATCGACATCAACATGGACGAGGCCATGCTGGAATCGGCCGATGAGATGCGTACCTTTCTGAACCTGGTCGGCGCCGAGCCGGACATCAGCCGCATCCCGATCATGGTCGACTCTTCCAAATGGTCGGTAATCGAGGCCGGTCTGCAGTGCATACAGGGCAAGGGGGTGGTCAACTCCATCAGTATGAAGGAAGGCGAGGCCGAGTTTCTCGAGCATGCCCGCTTGGTGCGCCTGTACGGCGCGGCCGCCATCGTAATGGCCTTTGACGAGAAAGGGCAGGCTGATACCCTGGAGCGCCGGGTGGAAATCTGCCGCCGAGCCTATAAACTGCTCACCGAAAAGCTTGATTTTCCGCCCGAGGACATCATCTTCGACCTGAACATCTTTGCCATCGGCACCGGGATCGAGGAGCATCGCAACTATGCGGTGGATTTTATCGAGGCCGCCCGCATCATACGTCGTGAAATGCCGCTGGTCAGCATCTCCGGCGGGGTCAGCAATGTGTCTTTCAGCTTCCGCGGCAACAACGCGGTGCGCGAGGCTATCCACACCGTGTTCCTGTACCATGCCGTAAAGGCCGGTATGAACATGGGCATCGTCAATCCCGGGCAGCTCGAGGTCTACGACGACATCCAGCCTGAGCTGCTGGAGCATGTCGAGGATCTGGTCATGAACCGCCGCGAGGATGCCACCGAGCGCCTGCTGGAACTGGCCGAGAGCATCCAGTCCGGCGGCAAGTCGCGGGTGAAGGACCTCTCCTGGCGCGAGCAGCCGGTTGGAAAGCGACTGGAGCACGCCCTGGTCAAGGGGATTACCGCCTGGGTCGAGGAGGATACCGAGGAGGCCCGGCAGCAGCTGCCGCAGGCCCTGGAGGTTATCGAAGGCCCCCTGATGGACGGCATGAATGTAGTCGGCGATCTGTTTGGCAGCGGCAAGATGTTCCTCCCGCAGGTGGTAAAAAGTGCCCGCGTCATGAAGATGGCGGTGGCCTATCTGCTGCCCTACATCGAGGCCGAGAAAAAAGCCGGCGGCGGTGAGCAGCAGGCCAAGGGCAAGATCCTTATGGCCACCGTGAAGGGCGACGTCCACGACATCGGCAAGAACATCGTCGGGGTAGTGCTGGGCTGCAACAACTATGAGATTGTCGACCTCGGGGTGATGGTGGAGTGCGAGGACATCCTGGCCGCCGCTCGCGAGCACAAGGTCGATGTGATCGGTCTGAGCGGGCTGATTACCCCCAGCCTGGACGAGATGGTGCATGTCGCCTCGGAGATGGAGCGCCAGGGATTCGAGCTGCCGCTGATGATTGGCGGAGCCACAACCAGCAAGATCCACACTGCCGTCAAGATCGATCCGGCTTATCACGCCCCTATTGCCCACGTCAAGGACGCTTCGCTGGCGGTGAACATCGTCAGCCGCATGATCGGCGACCGCGAGAACATCGGGCGCGAGCTCAAGGCGGAGTATCAGCGGATGCGCGAGAAGCGTGCCGCTACCACCAGCACCAAGGAGTACATAACCATCCAGGAGGCGCGGGATCAGCGCTTTCTGCCGGGCATGACCATACCGCAGCCCGAAGGAACCGAGGTTGCCATGGCCCAGGTTGCCAGCGCCCCGGCCTCGGCGGCCGCTGCCCCGGCCTCGGCAAACGCCGCGGACGCCGCCACACCCGCCGTTGCCCCCGGCAAACCCGGCTGGGAGGGCTACGTTCCGCCGACCCCCAACCTCATCGGCCGCAAGCATTTTATCGACTACCCCCTGGAGCACATCCGGAAGTACATCGACTGGGCCTTTTTCTTCTACAGCTGGCAGCTGCGCGGCAAGTTCCCCGACATCCTGGACGACCCCGAAATGGGCGAGGAGGCCCGCAAACTCTATGCCGACGCCAACGCCATGCTCGACCGCATGATCAGCGAGAAACGCATCCGCGCTGACGGCTCGATCTTTATTCTGCCCGCCAATTCTACCGAGGACGACGACATCAGGATTTATGACGAAACCGGCAAGCAGCAGATCGGGGTCTGGAACACCCTGCGCCAGCAGAAGCAAAAAACAGAAACCCCGTACTATCTCAGCCTCTCGGACTTTACCGCCCCCGAATCCAGTGGAATCCGCGACTACATCGGCGGCTTCGCCGTCACCGCCGGTCACGGTGCCGATGACTTTGCCAAAACCTTCGAGGACGCCGGCGACGACTACTCCGCCATCCTGGTAAAAATCCTCGCCGACCGCATGGCCGAAGCCTTCGCTGAATGCCTGCACGAGGACGTCCGCCGCGAACACTGGGGCTACGCCCCCGACGAAGACCTCAGCATCGAAGATCTCCTGGCCATCCGCTACCAGGGCATCCGTCCGGCCCCCGGCTACCCCCCGTGCCCCAATCACGAGGACAAAGCCGGCCTGTTCGAGCTCCTGGACACCACCCCGCACACCGGCATCGAGCTCACCCAAAGCTGGATGATGACGCCCCCCGCCTCGGTCTCCGGTTACATCTTTGCCCACCCCGAGTCGCACTACTTCGGTGTTGGCACCCTGATGCGCGACCAGGTCCAGGACTGGGCCCGCCGGAAAAATCTCCCGCTGGCAACCGCCGAGAAATGGCTGGCCCCCAAGCTGGCCTACGACCCCGAATAG
- a CDS encoding LysM peptidoglycan-binding domain-containing protein: MMVRRLIGIAVMAALSLAVVQMVTAQNLLDNPEMRQSREYERLAAEALEEGDYEDAIEYSELAADYARRGQETAERMALGFRANSMRNRADSRLYYARRIGVPSRDQEAYDRAAAAYEDAVAYLNDEEYQQSINKSQEVLDILADFQPRRFVAERPEAHEPAGDKPRYYIVRLIPERRDSFWRIAEYDFIYGDPWLWPRLYERNKHMLHDPDNPHLIHPGMMFEIPSRNGEERAGIWNPQDAIE; encoded by the coding sequence ATGATGGTACGACGATTAATTGGAATTGCCGTCATGGCTGCTCTGTCACTGGCGGTGGTTCAGATGGTTACGGCTCAGAATCTGCTGGATAATCCGGAGATGCGTCAGTCGCGCGAGTATGAGCGGCTGGCGGCCGAGGCGCTGGAAGAAGGCGACTATGAAGATGCTATCGAGTATTCGGAGCTTGCTGCCGATTACGCCCGTCGCGGGCAGGAGACTGCCGAACGTATGGCTCTGGGCTTTCGTGCCAACAGCATGCGCAACCGGGCTGACAGCCGGCTGTATTACGCCCGCCGGATTGGTGTTCCAAGCCGGGATCAGGAGGCGTATGACCGGGCTGCCGCTGCCTATGAGGATGCGGTGGCTTACCTGAACGACGAGGAATATCAGCAGAGCATAAATAAATCCCAGGAGGTACTGGATATACTGGCAGATTTCCAGCCGCGACGCTTTGTTGCGGAACGTCCAGAGGCTCATGAGCCGGCGGGAGACAAGCCGCGCTACTATATCGTGCGACTGATTCCCGAGCGACGCGACAGTTTCTGGCGGATTGCCGAGTATGACTTTATCTACGGGGACCCCTGGTTGTGGCCGCGCTTGTACGAGCGCAACAAGCACATGCTGCACGATCCGGACAACCCGCATCTCATTCACCCGGGTATGATGTTCGAGATCCCGAGCCGCAACGGCGAAGAGCGGGCCGGCATCTGGAATCCCCAGGATGCAATTGAGTAA